In Roseofilum reptotaenium CS-1145, the genomic window ATTATCACACTTTTTTAACCCTTGATGAGGCCTTAGAGACATGGAAAGACTTTCAGGACGATGGCTTTATTCAAAAGGATTTACTTCCACTCTTTACTTTTGAGGGAGAGTGGTACTGTATACAAGTAGAGAAGACCAAACAAGAAAGTGGGCAAATTTGGTTTGTTTATCACGATGATGGTATTGTTTATGACAGTCTCAAGGCTATGTTATTCTCAATTTTAGAGTGTTATGAAGTTGGAGCCTATCAACCCATCCTAAAAAATGGTCGGGTGTATACAGAAGTCGATCGGGAAAAAGTGGCTGAGGTTAAGCTCAAATATAATCGAG contains:
- a CDS encoding SMI1/KNR4 family protein, with amino-acid sequence MSANRNLSLVEILEKILNYTSIDDRVRAKLRPGLSRQEIQAKVCHFNFPFSLPQEVEELYQWHDGFDLDDYDCQLFHYHTFLTLDEALETWKDFQDDGFIQKDLLPLFTFEGEWYCIQVEKTKQESGQIWFVYHDDGIVYDSLKAMLFSILECYEVGAYQPILKNGRVYTEVDREKVAEVKLKYNRVRQQTLNQYEKHFSGDFYDHP